A genomic window from Polaribacter gangjinensis includes:
- a CDS encoding TrmH family RNA methyltransferase, with protein MSISKNQLKLIQSLTQKKYRLKHQLFLAEGVKVVNELLQSSFEIFQLFATNDFSCEDFQDKRTLISEADLKKISQLKTPNEVVGLFKIPTQKPIKSSGVTVVLDAINDPGNLGTIIRLCDWFGVTQLICSEDTVDCYNPKVVQASMGSLPRIAIHYTTLITFLQQSNLPIFMADMDGENVYKTKLPEEAILIMGNEANGVSYEIKQLANQIISIPRFGEIQQTESLNVATATAILLSEFKRGN; from the coding sequence ATGAGCATCTCTAAAAATCAATTAAAACTCATACAGAGTTTAACTCAAAAAAAATACCGATTAAAGCACCAATTATTTTTGGCTGAAGGCGTAAAAGTGGTCAATGAATTACTGCAATCTTCTTTTGAAATCTTCCAATTATTTGCCACAAATGATTTTAGTTGTGAAGATTTTCAAGATAAAAGAACCCTCATTTCTGAGGCTGATTTAAAAAAAATTAGTCAGCTAAAAACACCCAATGAAGTGGTAGGATTGTTTAAAATTCCGACACAAAAACCAATAAAAAGTTCAGGTGTAACAGTAGTTTTAGATGCCATAAACGATCCTGGAAATTTAGGAACTATTATCAGATTGTGTGATTGGTTTGGGGTTACACAATTGATTTGCTCTGAAGATACTGTAGATTGTTACAACCCAAAAGTAGTGCAAGCAAGTATGGGGTCTTTACCAAGAATTGCGATTCATTATACTACATTAATAACTTTTTTGCAGCAAAGTAATTTGCCCATTTTTATGGCAGATATGGATGGTGAAAATGTGTATAAAACCAAACTTCCTGAGGAAGCAATTTTAATTATGGGAAATGAAGCAAATGGTGTTTCATATGAAATAAAACAATTGGCAAACCAAATTATTTCAATTCCGAGATTTGGAGAAATACAACAAACAGAAAGTTTGAATGTAGCCACTGCAACAGCTATTTTGTTGAGCGAATTTAAAAGAGGAAATTAA